The following proteins are co-located in the Gemmatimonadota bacterium genome:
- a CDS encoding aminotransferase class I/II-fold pyridoxal phosphate-dependent enzyme → MKPDTLLVHAGGGLEPDSGAISPSIHLSTTFEHTPEGEATRDHVYIRMGNPTQDRLEEALTAIEDGGKSLVYASGMAAVTGCVQTLAPGAHVLMHKDVYSVTRAIGKELLPNWNIEVSEVDMTDLEAVGRAMRTDTALLWAETPSNPAMAVIDIGAVAGIAHAAGALLAVDNTFATPVVQRPLQHGADIVMHSMTKYLGGHSDVQGGALVFQEDGDRVERARRVRTITGGVLSPFNAWLVLRGLRSLGCRMARHVANAEAIAVALAGHPEIEGIDYPGLPDHPGHAVATRQMDGYGGMLSLRIKGTREDALRVASRVKLIRNATSLGGVESLIEHRQSIEGPGSVTAPNLLRLSTGLEAAEDLIDDLVQALE, encoded by the coding sequence ATGAAACCAGACACGCTGCTGGTCCATGCGGGCGGAGGGCTGGAGCCCGACTCGGGCGCCATTTCGCCTTCCATTCATCTCTCGACCACCTTTGAGCACACGCCGGAAGGGGAGGCGACCCGCGACCACGTCTATATCCGGATGGGCAACCCGACCCAGGACCGGCTGGAAGAGGCCCTGACGGCCATCGAGGACGGCGGGAAGTCGCTCGTCTACGCGTCGGGCATGGCGGCGGTAACGGGCTGCGTGCAGACCCTCGCTCCCGGCGCCCACGTGCTGATGCACAAGGACGTGTACAGCGTTACCCGCGCGATCGGCAAGGAACTCCTGCCGAACTGGAACATCGAAGTGAGCGAAGTGGACATGACCGATCTCGAAGCGGTCGGGCGCGCCATGCGGACCGATACGGCGCTGCTCTGGGCGGAGACCCCGTCGAATCCCGCCATGGCCGTCATCGACATCGGCGCGGTGGCCGGAATCGCACACGCCGCCGGCGCCTTGCTGGCCGTCGACAACACCTTCGCCACGCCGGTGGTGCAGCGTCCCCTTCAGCACGGCGCCGATATCGTCATGCACTCCATGACCAAATACCTGGGCGGTCACAGCGACGTGCAGGGCGGCGCGCTGGTGTTTCAGGAGGACGGAGACCGTGTCGAACGGGCCCGGCGCGTTCGGACGATCACCGGCGGCGTGCTGTCGCCTTTCAACGCCTGGCTGGTCCTGCGCGGACTGCGGTCGCTGGGCTGCCGCATGGCACGGCATGTCGCCAACGCAGAGGCCATCGCGGTGGCGCTGGCCGGTCATCCGGAGATCGAGGGGATCGACTACCCCGGCCTGCCCGATCACCCGGGGCACGCCGTCGCGACGCGGCAGATGGATGGCTACGGGGGTATGTTGTCCTTGCGGATCAAGGGCACGCGGGAGGACGCGCTGCGCGTCGCGAGCCGGGTCAAGCTGATACGGAACGCCACGAGCCTGGGCGGAGTCGAAAGCCTGATCGAACACCGGCAATCCATCGAGGGACCCGGATCGGTCACGGCCCCCAACCTGCTTCGCCTGTCTACCGGACTGGAAGCGGCCGAGGACCTGATCGACGACCTGGTCCAGGCGCTGGAATAA
- a CDS encoding VOC family protein: protein MSDYPKIHLSFPVRDLDRSVAFYTKFFGEDPVKVRPGYVKFLPSIAPLNLALYTDGKATGDATSHFGIEVGDHETVLRHLLRIRVSGLETREEMNCDCCYANQDKFWVDDPDGREWEIYVLNRDLDEPGGRDEEACCVAPAAGDDAGQARSSEISACCG from the coding sequence ATGTCAGACTACCCCAAGATCCACCTGTCGTTTCCCGTCCGCGACCTGGACCGGAGCGTCGCATTCTACACGAAGTTCTTCGGCGAGGATCCCGTGAAGGTCCGTCCCGGTTACGTCAAGTTCCTGCCGTCCATCGCACCCCTGAACCTGGCCCTGTATACGGATGGGAAGGCCACGGGCGATGCGACAAGCCATTTCGGCATCGAGGTCGGGGACCACGAGACGGTCCTGCGACATCTGCTGCGGATCCGGGTATCCGGACTGGAAACCCGGGAGGAGATGAACTGCGACTGCTGTTACGCCAACCAGGACAAGTTCTGGGTGGATGACCCGGATGGCCGTGAATGGGAGATCTACGTGCTGAACCGGGACTTGGATGAACCCGGCGGGCGGGATGAAGAAGCCTGTTGCGTGGCCCCGGCAGCCGGTGACGATGCCGGGCAGGCGCGTTCGTCCGAAATCTCGGCCTGCTGCGGCTAG
- a CDS encoding metalloregulator ArsR/SmtB family transcription factor, which yields MAIWDRVEAERIDHGSEQKALTPGSYIYIFRNMEMINTIFAAANLEAEEKHAAAFKALSHKTRLAIFYHLVRKGEAGDTVGNLQEAVAIPWATLSHHLDVLHRADLLESRREERYIFYRVRPERVSDLVRLLTACC from the coding sequence ATGGCGATTTGGGATCGGGTCGAGGCCGAGCGCATCGACCATGGATCGGAACAAAAAGCATTGACGCCCGGTTCGTATATCTATATTTTTAGAAATATGGAAATGATCAACACGATATTTGCCGCCGCGAACCTCGAAGCCGAAGAGAAACACGCAGCGGCCTTCAAGGCGCTGAGCCACAAGACGCGCCTGGCCATCTTCTATCACCTCGTCAGGAAAGGTGAGGCAGGGGATACCGTCGGGAACCTGCAGGAGGCCGTCGCCATTCCGTGGGCGACCCTGTCCCATCACCTGGACGTCCTGCACCGGGCGGACCTCCTGGAGTCCCGGCGGGAAGAGCGGTATATCTTTTACCGGGTGCGGCCCGAACGGGTAAGCGACCTGGTTCGCCTGCTTACCGCGTGTTGTTAA
- a CDS encoding Gfo/Idh/MocA family oxidoreductase, with protein sequence MDKARIGFIGTGWWATANHLPVLRKRADEAGDVELSAVCRLGAAELRQVQEAFGVPYGTEDYRRMLDEVELDGVVVASPHTLHFEHASAALDRGLHVMVEKPMCTKSADARELVRLADEKGLHLLVPYGWHHKPYIQAAKRHLDDGVVGKIESVLCHMASPIRGLLQGLDFDHEANGGGLFAPDPATWADPVLADGGYGHAQMSHSLGLLSWLTGLVPSEVFAMMAEAGSRVEMYDAVTVRFEDGVIGALSGSGDIPEGQMFQLDIRIFGSEGMLLLDVERARLAVHRHDGRDQVHEVAPDAGAYSCDGPPENFADLILGQAVENFTPGAAAMRSVMILDAAYRSAKSGRVEPV encoded by the coding sequence ATGGATAAAGCGCGCATAGGATTCATCGGCACCGGGTGGTGGGCGACGGCCAACCACCTGCCGGTGCTGCGGAAGCGGGCCGACGAGGCCGGGGACGTGGAACTGTCGGCCGTCTGCCGGCTCGGGGCGGCCGAGCTGCGCCAGGTGCAGGAGGCTTTCGGCGTGCCCTACGGGACGGAAGACTACCGCCGGATGCTGGACGAAGTCGAGTTGGACGGCGTGGTGGTGGCCAGTCCCCATACGCTGCACTTCGAGCACGCGAGCGCGGCCCTGGATCGCGGGTTGCACGTCATGGTCGAAAAGCCCATGTGCACGAAGAGCGCCGACGCCAGGGAACTGGTCCGGCTGGCGGACGAGAAGGGGCTCCACCTGCTCGTCCCCTACGGGTGGCACCACAAGCCGTACATCCAGGCGGCCAAGCGGCACCTCGACGATGGCGTCGTGGGAAAGATAGAGTCCGTGCTCTGCCACATGGCCTCTCCCATACGGGGCCTGCTCCAGGGACTGGACTTCGACCACGAGGCCAACGGCGGCGGTCTCTTCGCGCCCGATCCGGCCACCTGGGCCGATCCCGTGCTGGCCGACGGCGGTTACGGCCATGCGCAGATGTCCCACAGCCTGGGCCTGCTGTCCTGGCTCACGGGACTGGTCCCCAGCGAGGTCTTCGCCATGATGGCGGAAGCCGGGTCCCGAGTGGAGATGTACGACGCCGTGACCGTCCGCTTCGAGGACGGCGTGATCGGCGCGCTCTCCGGGTCGGGGGACATCCCCGAAGGACAGATGTTCCAGCTCGACATCCGCATCTTCGGTTCGGAGGGCATGCTCCTCCTCGACGTCGAGCGGGCGCGCCTCGCGGTCCATCGGCACGACGGACGGGACCAGGTCCACGAAGTGGCCCCCGACGCCGGCGCCTATAGCTGCGACGGGCCGCCGGAGAACTTCGCCGACCTGATCCTCGGCCAGGCCGTGGAAAACTTCACGCCCGGCGCCGCGGCCATGCGCTCCGTCATGATCCTGGACGCCGCGTACCGCTCTGCGAAATCGGGCAGAGTAGAACCGGTGTAG